Proteins encoded within one genomic window of Aspergillus nidulans FGSC A4 chromosome VII:
- a CDS encoding Zn(II)2Cys6 transcription factor domain-containing protein (transcript_id=CADANIAT00008383), with product MFLTPSPHHPQCLGPLKSRRGCTACKTRKIKCDQQKPSCRRCIAARYTCEYPSQMTTSYASAPSSTTSSILDLDVDVSLGVSGSSPLGAAGVWRERRAFAYYFHHAAPYLAGGLDQSFWTVTVPRICRAETAVWDAVNAISTLFEFPEMCLDFVFLRHEKTQSSLNNKQIEALSWYSRSLSKIQSGIERGNLSVQVALVSCVLFICIEMVQGHVEEALGLYGQGVRLIHGLRARARYAPQTASDVDFRETIIVPLFLRLGTAALGISGVPVCDLLSGLDTQQKYLFSSLEDARDAIIPLAAEVQMFWRDTGRNPFIPGPGGEPAIPSSTETEAAVARAQRDRLQARLDAWFRAYTALKTLPRFTRAHQPAAKSEISTSIGAILLTFHTTLSTILATSLSQTACVYDMHVHSYRTIIEQASIALESLRKPDGTQPVFTFELGVGLPLFWTALTCREPAIRRKALNLLRISPPMQGFSKAQVGLALAGRIAELEEAFARDLLSRTPSPEGENGGALLTSPYDSFEGKEATTAVKKTDPHIPEEARIQHYAVFRPRDQPHILGPHEHDIPRWGKSPDQLFLRFTRNQWNKESGGWVLSDECVPMTPDEGYAT from the coding sequence ATGTTCCTGACTCCTTCGCCGCATCATCCGCAGTGCCTCGGGCCCCTCAAATCCCGCCGCGGCTGCACGGCCTGCAAGACGCGGAAGATCAAGTGCGACCAGCAGAAACCGTCGTGCCGGCGGTGCATCGCAGCAAGATACACTTGCGAGTACCCTAGCCAAATGACGACCTCCTATGCATCAGCCCCATCGTCAACTACCTCATCCATCCTTGACCTCGATGTCGACGTCAGCCTCGGTGTTTCAGGGTCGAGTCCCCTCGGTGCAGCGGGCGTCTGGCGCGAACGCCGTGCTTTCGCCTACTACTTCCACCATGCAGCGCCCTATCTGGCCGGCGGACTGGACCAGTCCTTCTGGACAGTGACAGTGCCACGGATCTGTCGTGCTGAGACTGCGGTTTGGGACGCAGTGAATGCGATAAGTACATTGTTCGAGTTTCCGGAGATGTGTCTAGACTTTGTCTTTTTGCGGCATGAAAAGACCCAATCTAGCCTTAATAATAAGCAAATCGAGGCGTTGAGTTGGTACTCACGGTCCTTATCCAAGATCCAGAGCGGGATTGAGAGGGGCAACCTCAGTGTCCAAGTTGCGCTGGTCAGCTGCGTGCTGTTCATCTGTATTGAGATGGTGCAGggacatgttgaagaagctctggGGCTCTACGGGCAAGGTGTCCGGCTGATCCATGGTCTGCGGGCTAGAGCTAGATATGCACCTCAGACTGCAAGTGATGTTGACTTTAGGGAGACTATAATTGTCCCGCTCTTCCTCCGTTTAGGAACTGCGGCGCTGGGGATCTCGGGCGTTCCGGTCTGCGACCTGCTCAGCGGGCTTGACACGCAGCAGAAGTACCTATTTAGCTCACTGGAGGACGCAAGAGACGCAATCATTCCGCTGGCCGCAGAGGTGCAGATGTTCTGGAGAGACACAGGCCGCAACCCGTTTATCCCCGGTCCTGGTGGAGAACCAGCCATACCCTCTTCTACAGAGACCGAAGCGGCCGTCGCCCGAGCCCAACGAGACCGTCTTCAGGCACGTCTGGACGCCTGGTTCCGGGCCTATACGGCTCTGAAGACGCTCCCGCGGTTCACCAGAGCTCACCAACCTGCCGCAAAGTCAGAAATTAGCACTAGCATCGGCGCGATCCTCCTGACGTTCCACACGACCCTATCAACAATCCTAGCTACCAGCCTCTCGCAGACAGCCTGCGTCTACGATATGCATGTCCACTCCTACCGCACAATTATTGAACAAGCCAGTATCGCCCTGGAAAGCCTACGCAAGCCGGACGGGACCCAGCCCGTCTTCACTTTTGAGCTTGGTGTGGGCTTGCCACTTTTCTGGACTGCATTGACTTGTCGCGAGCCTGCGATAAGGCGGAAAGCATTGAATCTGCTGAGAATTTCGCCACCAATGCAGGGGTTCAGTAAAGCGCAGGTTGGACTTGCGCTTGCGGGCAGAATTGCAGAACTTGAGGAAGCGTTTGCGAGGGATTTGCTTTCGAGAACACCGTCGCCCGAGGGCGAGAATGGAGGGGCGCTTTTGACTTCCCCGTACGATAGCTTCGAGGGGAAAGAAGCAACGACAGCAGTCAAAAAGACGGATCCTCACATACCTGAAGAAGCACGGATTCAGCACTATGCCGTATTTCGCCCGCGCGATCAGCCGCATATCCTGGGGCCGCATGAACATGACATACCAAGATGGGGGAAAAGTCCAGACCAGCTATTTCTGCGGTTTACGAGGAATCAGTGGAACAAGGAGAGCGGCGGGTGGGTGCTGAGTGATGAGTGTGTCCCGATGACCCCGGACGAGGGTTACGCAACATGA
- a CDS encoding protein CYP567C1 (transcript_id=CADANIAT00008384), giving the protein MALESILSLPAATLAAGVAALVAMYWLASYAYLYWFHPLSKYPGPPLAAVSELWYASAWTGGLWNRKIEEAHRRYGDIVRIAPNELSFATAQAFRDIYGAPSKTRKLFPKSDRFYDNGHPNIAFVLDPEEHARQHKIFAPQFRPSAVRTQEPIVHAHVDFWVAQIAARGRSGAVPVDVSKWFEWLTFDIIGELTFGQSFNATRDNKSHPWVSILLDATYSGSIFNLRKRLAFVGPLLRWMPYISSTARAAVESVSQHGAMTLAFTRKRIESGPARNDVDDFLAHAIRAGGMTDTELADQAMVLLTAGAETSATALTATLWYLSQPAHAHCLERLRTEVRGAFASPADVTGDATARLPYLNAVLEETMRLFPPSPVGPPRISPAGGETVDGTFVPGGVYVSADVWTIHHDARTVGARPDAFEPERWCDGQKPYTVPFSIGPRMCIGVTLAWVEMRIALAKAVLAFDWELAEDAVGGSGDWVEEARLKQLWQKPPLMMRFRPLEAKA; this is encoded by the coding sequence ATGGCACTCGAATCGATTCTTTCGCTGCCTGCGGCTACGCTCGCAGCGGGCGTGGCCGCCCTGGTGGCCATGTACTGGCTGGCCTCATATGCCTACCTCTATTGGTTTCATCCGCTGTCCAAGTACCCGGGGCCGCCGCTCGCAGCGGTCTCAGAGCTGTGGTATGCGTCAGCCTGGACGGGCGGACTCTGGAACCGCAAGATCGAGGAGGCGCATCGCCGGTACGGGGACATTGTGCGCATCGCGCCGAACGAGCTCTCGTTTGCGACCGCACAGGCGTTTCGCGATATCTACGGGGCGCCGTCCAAGACTCGCAAGCTGTTCCCCAAGTCCGACCGGTTCTATGACAACGGGCACCCGAACATCGCCTTCGTGCTGGACCCGGAGGAGCACGCCCGCCAGCACAAGATCTTCGCGCCCCAGTTCCGCCCCTCGGCTGTGCGCACCCAGGAGCCGATCGTACACGCGCACGTCGACTTCTGGGTGGCCCAGATAGCGGCCCGCGGCCGCAGCGGGGCCGTCCCTGTCGATGTCTCTAAGTGGTTCGAGTGGTTGACGTTTGATATCATCGGAGAACTCACCTTTGGCCAGTCGTTCAATGCGACCCGCGACAACAAGAGCCATCCTTGGGTGTCCATCCTCCTGGACGCGACGTACAGCggctccatcttcaacctgCGCAAGCGGCTGGCCTTTGTCGGCccgctgctgcgctggatGCCGTATATCTCCTCGACCGCGCGGGCGGCCGTTGAGTCCGTCTCCCAGCATGGCGCCATGACGCTCGCCTTCACGCGCAAGCGCATTGAATCAGGGCCTGCACGTAACGATGTCGACGACTTCCTTGCGCACGCGATCCGTGCCGGTGGCATGACCGACACAGAGCTCGCTGACCAGGCGATGGTCCTGCTCACGGCTGGCGCGGAGACCAGCGCCACGGCATTGACAGCCACGCTGTGGTACCTCTCGCAGCCGGCGCACGCACACTGTCTCGAGCGGCTCCGCACCGAGGTGCGAGGCGCTTTTGCCAGCCCGGCCGACGTTACCGGTGACGCCACCGCACGGCTTCCCTACCTTAACGCCGTGCTTGAAGAGACAATGCGGCTGTTCCCTCCGTCGCCCGTGGGCCCGCCCCGTATCAGCCCGGCCGGCGGCGAGACCGTCGACGGCACCTTCGTCCCAGGCGGAGTGTATGTCTCAGCCGACGTCTGGACCATCCACCACGACGCACGCACCGTTGGCGCCCGTCCGGACGCATTCGAGCCAGAGCGGTGGTGCGACGGCCAGAAGCCATACACGGTGCCCTTTAGCATCGGGCCGCGCATGTGCATTGGCGTGACTCTGGCGTGGGTCGAGATGCGCATTGCATTGGCCAAGGCAGTGCTCGCGTTTGACTgggagttggcggaggacGCTGTTGGTGGGAGCGGGGACTGGGTAGAGGAGGCTAGGCTCAAGCAGCTGTGGCAGAAACCACCGCTGATGATGCGGTTTCGACCGCTGGAGGCGAAGGCATGA
- a CDS encoding uncharacterized protein (transcript_id=CADANIAT00008385), whose translation MASSSETIYMADPPAGVQRLNGDSIQPNMAACAITTALIAVAIVGLRLYTRFFLTAARFQIDDAFVCCAAVCSIMLIPISFEIMQAGVGLHMWDVTMAQYNPGLGIWTLVATIFYAWAVILSKLSILAFYLRLSPQLWFRALTFVLMGISTCYVLIYTFLFIFRCNPIPKNWDITVTTGSCINTRTIMTVLSIANIVMDIITLILPIPVIMRLNMRLAQRVSVVLIFSSGVFVCAIAIQRTVQMLSALESKDYTWDITEQFYWSYIEVNAGILCASVPALKPFAKRHLVSMFGSSQRYRLQYQERNGAFGLEASGGQPAVGTEQETDAILLRVTPKRGSYTRF comes from the exons ATGGCATCGTCTTCAGAGACCATCTACATGGCTGACCCGCCAGCCGGTGTGCAGCGGCTCAACGGTGATTCCATCCAGCCGAACATGGCGGCGTGCGCCATCACCACGGCGCTGATTGCCGTCGCCATCGTCGGGCTCCGTCTGTATAcgcgcttcttcctcacGGCGGCGCGGTTCCAGATCGACGATGCGTTCGTTTGCTGTGCGGCAGTATGCTCGATCATGCTAATCCCAATATCGTTTGAAA TCATGCAAGCTGGTGTCGGTTTGCACATGTGGGACGTCACTATGGCGCAGTATAACCCTGGTCTGGGAATT TGGACCCTCGTAGCGACAATCTTCTACGCATGGGCCGTGATCCTGTCCAAACTCTCCATTCTAGCTTTCTATCTGCGCCTCTCTCCCCAGCTCTGGTTCCGCGCGCTCACGTTCGTACTAATGGGGATCTCCACCTGCTACGTCCTCATATAcaccttcctcttcatatTCCGCTGCAACCCGATCCCCAAGAACTGGGACATCACCGTCACGACGGGCTCCTGCATCAATACCCGCACGATCATGACGGTTCTCAGCATCGCCAACATCGTCATGgacatcatcaccctcatcCTCCCGATCCCCGTTATCATGAGACTGAACATGCGTCTTGCGCAGCGGGTGTCAGTCGTGCTGATTTTCAGCTCGGGTGTGTTCGTCTGTGCGATTGCGATCCAGCGCACGGTCCAGATGCTGTCGGCTCTGGAGTCGAAGGACTACACGTGGGATATCACCGAGCAGTTCTACTGGTCGTATATAGAGGTCAATGCGGGAATCCTGTGTGCGAGCGTGCCGGCATTGAAGCCCTTTGCGAAGAGGCACCTCGTGAGTATGTTCGGGTCCTCGCAGCGGTACCGGCTACAGTATCAGGAGAGGAACGGTGCGTTTGGCCTGGAAGCGTCGGGTGGGCAACCGGCAGTCGGGACGGAGCAGGAGACCGATGCGATTCTGTTGAGGGTGACGCCAAAACGAGGGAGTTATACGCGGTTTTAG